In one Nicotiana tomentosiformis chromosome 6, ASM39032v3, whole genome shotgun sequence genomic region, the following are encoded:
- the LOC138894447 gene encoding uncharacterized protein, giving the protein MGHPFRHAQTAHPVHRGASSGHGSHNYQQDQSSLSALPSQSSSHAPSAQGSSMSEPSSSYFGARGSLQSPPPFARRGCFECGDLGHIKRYCPHLSGGSSHQRSQPSTLAPVASPPAQPARGGAQPARGRLRGGGQSGGIQACFYAISAKLDSIASDTVITCIVSVCHRDASVLFDPGSTYSYVSSHFTHFLHMTRESLVSFVHVSTQIGIGCVLMQGVE; this is encoded by the exons ATGGGtcatcctttcagacatgctcagacggctcacccagttcaccgtggtgcatcatctggccatgggtcACACAATTATCAGCAGGACCAATCGTCATTAAGTGCACTACCATCTCAGAGTTCGTCTCATGCACCATCAGCTCAGGGTTCATCTATGTCAGAACCTTCTAGTAGTTATTTCGGTgctcggggttcccttcagtccccacctCCATTCGCaaggagaggttgctttgagtgtggagatttgggtcatatcaagaggtatTGTCCTCACCTTTCAGGAGGGTCATCTCatcagaggagtcagccttcaactttagcaccagttgcttcaccacccgcccagccagctcggggtggagctcagccagctaggggtcgcctgagagggggaggccaatcaggGGGCATCCAGGCTTGTTTCTATGCTATCTCTGCCAAACTAGATAGCATTGCTTCGGAtactgtgattacatgtattgtctcagtttgccacagagatgcctctgtattatttgaccctggttccacttattcatatgtgtcctcgcaTTTCACTCATTTTCTGCATATgacccgtgagtctctagtttcatttgttcatgtatctactcag attggtattgggtgtgttctgatgcaggggGTAGAGTGA